Proteins found in one Pseudopipra pipra isolate bDixPip1 chromosome 19, bDixPip1.hap1, whole genome shotgun sequence genomic segment:
- the C19H17orf58 gene encoding UPF0450 protein C17orf58 homolog isoform X1, which produces MTTQVFWLLCFAIRSSSGSLPYAEKAAQALSKDAFSSAAAAPGQVKLPARGTSSASGNSREHWILPPTHLQPPKPPEITSLPWDKKKRTKPSLENSTGLRKHLWQPLESPAEGPFPSSPDSSQANRKHTDRRRAGAANSVSARSHHGTASQQQGTPPRGARPPPDSGESGDPNTLHLNRPGQTIPYKHPDPVTRIPKPSWVTNRWSLGPPNPLGVLRKDGDKDKECLAQCRGERDEVEAFCASEFAVNGIVYNMESLGNGVHWITLLVNSDGLYKMSRLYVVPDAAFFRVRILLVDTLNCSKPCPDFKLVNHHVCATTTHRSQGSSGCRGSRYIVMGRIFHKRRELPAELLPALRGRLRPGDGWIGSSSSYVRRFNRKRDHKVQAARSKCP; this is translated from the exons atgaCAACCCAAGTGTTCTGGCTCCTCTGCTTTGCCATTAGATCATCCTCTG GATCCTTGCCCTATGCTGAGAAAGCTGCCCAGGCTCTCAGCAAAGATGCTTTTagttcagcagctgctgcacctgggcAGGTGAAGCTGCCAGCCCGTGgcaccagcagtgccagtggGAATTCCAGGGAACACTGGATCCTGCCTCCCACCCACCTGCAGCCGCCAAAGCCTCCTGAAAtcacctccctgccctgggacaaGAAGAAACGCACCAAACCTTCCCTGGAgaacagcacagggctgaggaaacacctctggcagcctctggAGAGCCCGGCTGAGGGGCCTTTTCCCAGCTCCCCCGACTCCAGCCAGGCCAACAGGAAGCACACGGACCGGCGCCGGGCCGGCGCTGCCAACAGCGTGTCCGCCCGCTCCCACCACGGCACAGCCTCCCAGCAACAGGGGACACCCCCCCGGGGAGCTCGTCCTCCCCCAGACTCAGGGGAGTCAGGGGATCCCAACACGCTGCACTTGAACCGCCCGGGCCAGACAATCCCCTACAAACACCCCGATCCCGTCACGAGGatccccaaaccctcctgggTCACCAACCGCTGGTCCCTCGGCCCACCCAACCCCCTGGGAGTGCTGAGGAAAG ATGGTGACAAGGACAAGGAGTGTCTAGCCCAGTGCAGGGGAGAGCGGGATGAAGTGGAGGCCTTTTGTGCCAGTGAATTTG CAGTGAATGGAATTGTTTATAACATGGAAAGCCTGGGGAATGGAGTCCACTGGATCACCCTCCTGGTGAACAGTGATGGATTGTACAAGATGAGTCGCCTGTACGTCGTTCCCGATGCCGCCTTCTTCCGAGTCCGCATCCTACTTGTGGATACTTTGAACTGCAGTAAACCCTGTCCAGACTTTAAACTTG TAAATCATCATGTCTGTGCAACGACCACCCACAGGTCCCAGGGGAGCTCCGGGTGCCGTG GGAGCAGGTACATCGTGATGGGGCGGATCTTCCACAAGCGCCGGGAGCTGCCGGCGGAGCTGCTGCCGGCCCTGCGCGGGCGGCTCCGGCCGGGCGACGGCTGGAtcgggagcagcagcagctacgTGAGGAGGTTCAACAGGAAAAGGGATCACAAGGTGCAGGCGGCGCGGTCCAAGTGTCCGTAA
- the C19H17orf58 gene encoding UPF0450 protein C17orf58 homolog isoform X2, with protein MTTQVFWLLCFAIRSSSGSLPYAEKAAQALSKDAFSSAAAAPGQVKLPARGTSSASGNSREHWILPPTHLQPPKPPEITSLPWDKKKRTKPSLENSTGLRKHLWQPLESPAEGPFPSSPDSSQANRKHTDRRRAGAANSVSARSHHGTASQQQGTPPRGARPPPDSGESGDPNTLHLNRPGQTIPYKHPDPVTRIPKPSWVTNRWSLGPPNPLGVLRKDGDKDKECLAQCRGERDEVEAFCASEFAVNGIVYNMESLGNGVHWITLLVNSDGLYKMSRLYVVPDAAFFRVRILLVDTLNCSKPCPDFKLGSRYIVMGRIFHKRRELPAELLPALRGRLRPGDGWIGSSSSYVRRFNRKRDHKVQAARSKCP; from the exons atgaCAACCCAAGTGTTCTGGCTCCTCTGCTTTGCCATTAGATCATCCTCTG GATCCTTGCCCTATGCTGAGAAAGCTGCCCAGGCTCTCAGCAAAGATGCTTTTagttcagcagctgctgcacctgggcAGGTGAAGCTGCCAGCCCGTGgcaccagcagtgccagtggGAATTCCAGGGAACACTGGATCCTGCCTCCCACCCACCTGCAGCCGCCAAAGCCTCCTGAAAtcacctccctgccctgggacaaGAAGAAACGCACCAAACCTTCCCTGGAgaacagcacagggctgaggaaacacctctggcagcctctggAGAGCCCGGCTGAGGGGCCTTTTCCCAGCTCCCCCGACTCCAGCCAGGCCAACAGGAAGCACACGGACCGGCGCCGGGCCGGCGCTGCCAACAGCGTGTCCGCCCGCTCCCACCACGGCACAGCCTCCCAGCAACAGGGGACACCCCCCCGGGGAGCTCGTCCTCCCCCAGACTCAGGGGAGTCAGGGGATCCCAACACGCTGCACTTGAACCGCCCGGGCCAGACAATCCCCTACAAACACCCCGATCCCGTCACGAGGatccccaaaccctcctgggTCACCAACCGCTGGTCCCTCGGCCCACCCAACCCCCTGGGAGTGCTGAGGAAAG ATGGTGACAAGGACAAGGAGTGTCTAGCCCAGTGCAGGGGAGAGCGGGATGAAGTGGAGGCCTTTTGTGCCAGTGAATTTG CAGTGAATGGAATTGTTTATAACATGGAAAGCCTGGGGAATGGAGTCCACTGGATCACCCTCCTGGTGAACAGTGATGGATTGTACAAGATGAGTCGCCTGTACGTCGTTCCCGATGCCGCCTTCTTCCGAGTCCGCATCCTACTTGTGGATACTTTGAACTGCAGTAAACCCTGTCCAGACTTTAAACTTG GGAGCAGGTACATCGTGATGGGGCGGATCTTCCACAAGCGCCGGGAGCTGCCGGCGGAGCTGCTGCCGGCCCTGCGCGGGCGGCTCCGGCCGGGCGACGGCTGGAtcgggagcagcagcagctacgTGAGGAGGTTCAACAGGAAAAGGGATCACAAGGTGCAGGCGGCGCGGTCCAAGTGTCCGTAA